The DNA sequence GTCGTCGACGTGTGGGTCAACGGCGAGCTCACCCTCGACGACTTCGAGCCCGGCGAGCTGGCCGGTCCCCTCGATCTCGACGCCGGCACGTACACCGTGGCGATCACCGCGTCCGACGCGGCCGACGACTCCGAGCCCGCCATCGGCCCGGTCGACCTCCCGCTGGAGGCCGGCATGAGCTACACCGCCGCGGCGCACCTGGCCGAGGACGGCACGCCGACGGCGACCCTCTTCACCAACGACACCAGCGCCACCGAGGCCGGCCAGGGCCGCCTGACGGTGCGCCACGTGGCCGCGGCACCGGCCGTCGACGTCCTCGCCGGCGACCAGGCCGTCATCACGGGCCTGGCGAACCCCGACGAGGCCTCCCTCGAGCTCGACGCCACCACCGTGCCCGCCGCGGTGGCCGCCGCCGGGACCACGGACCCGGTGATCGGGCCGGCCGACGTGCCCGTCCAGGACGGCGTGGCCACCATCGTCTACGCCTGGGGCAGCCTCGAGGACGGCAACCTCGCGCTGGCCACGCAGACCATCGAGGGCCTGCACTCCGCGCCCGCCGGCGTCCCGACCGGCCTCGTCGAGGTCCAGGAGACGACCTCACCGGCCCTGTACCTGGGCCTGGCCGGTGTGCTCGCGCTCGGCCTGGGGGTCGGCGCCCGCCGCCTCGCCGCCGCCCGCAGCTGATCCGTCACCGGCACGTCGCCGGCGACCCCACCCCGCACGACCAAGAACGCACTCGTCAGGAGGATCCCGTGACCGGCACCCGAGCTCTCACCGTCGCCGTCCTCCTCCTGGGTGGCTGCGCCGTGACAGTGCAGCCACCCACCGAGACCCCGTCCCGCTCCGCCTCGGCGGAGCGGGCTCCGGCGGGGGATGCGGATACTGCCGCGGCGGAGCCCCCGACGGCAGACCGTCCCCCGGCGTCAGGGGAGCCCGGCGCGGCGGTGGTGCCCCCGCCACCGTCCGCGCCGGTGCCCGTGTCCGTGCGCGACGCCACCGGCGTCCCCGCCGTTCCGACGCGGACGGCGCCGGTCCGCCTGGTCTACGAGGCCCTGGGGGTCGACATCCCGGTCGACGCCGTCGGGGTCGCCCCCGACGGGCAGATGGAGATCCCGGAGGACGCCGCCCGGGCCGGCTGGTACCGCCACGGTCCGGGGCTCGACGCCGGCGCCGGCACGGCCGTCGTGGCGGCGCACGCCGGCAGCTACGTCACCCCGCGCGGACCGCTCTACGACCTGCCCGACGCCCGTCCCGGCGACGTCGTCGTCCTCACCGGCGACGACGGGTCCGAGGTCCGGTACGAGGTGGAGACGGTCGAGCAGACCACCAAGACGGTCATCGACTGGTCCGCCTACTTCCGCCGCGACGGCGAGCCCCGCCTGGTCCTGGTGACCTGCGGCGGCGAGTGGGACGCGCAGCGGCAGAGCTACGACGACAACGTCACGGTCACCGCTAGGCTCGTGGGGAGCTGAGATGTCCACGGTCGCACCGCCGCGCGGCCGGGTCCCGGCAGGGGAGGTGGCCGCCGTCGACGAGGATCTCGACGCACTCGGGGCCGCCTTCCGGGCCGGCCAGCCCGAGGCCGTGCGCGACGCCTACGAGCGCTTCTCCCCGATGGTCTTCTCCATCGCCCGGCGCTCGCTCGGCAACGTCGCGGACGCCGAGGACGTCACCCAGCAGGTGTTCGTCTCGGCGTGGCGCTCGCGCGAGCGGTTCGACCCCGACCGCGCCCGGATCGGCGCCTGGCTGGTGGGGATCACGCGCCACGCCGTCGCCGACGCCCACGAGCGGCGCTCACGGGAGCGGCGCACGGAGGACGCCCTGTCCGCCACCGCCGAGCCGCTGACCGCCCCGCCCGAGGAGCACCCCGACCGGGTGGTCGACCGGGTGATCGTCACGGACGCGATCGAGAGCCTGGGCGACCCGCAGCGCGCGATCATGTCCCTGGCGTTCTTCGAGGACCTCACCCACGGCCAGATCGCCGCCCGGCTCGACCTGCCGCTGGGGACCGTGAAGTCCCACATCACCCGAAGCCTCAGACGACTACGAGCAAGGATGGAGGTGCCCGATGTCGCGCTCTGACCACCACGTCGACGACGAGACCCTGGCCCTCCTCGCCCTGGGCGAGCCCGCGGACCCGGCGGTGGCCGCGCACACCCGCGACTGCGCGGTGTGCCGCGCCTCCCTCGCCGAGCTCGCCGACGTCGTGGGTCTGGCCCGCCACCCCGAGGTCGCCCGTGGGCTGGAGCGGCCCGGCCCGCACGTCTGGGACCGGATCGCCGCCGAGCTCGCGGCCGGCGACGCCCCCGTCGCCCCGGCGTCCGCACCGGCGTCCGCGACCCCGGCTGCGCCCCGGCCGGTCGCAGCACCCGACGCCGCCGCACCCGCCGCGAGCGCGGCCGGCAGCCCGTGGTGGCGCCGCCGCACGGCCTGGGTGGCGGCCGCGAGCTTCGCGCTCGGCATCGCCGGCACGCTGGCTGCGGAGAACCTCCTCGCCACCGGTCCGGGACCGGCCGTGGCCTCGGCCGCGCTCGACCCGCTGCCCGGCTGGAGCGAGACGGGGACCGCCTCGGTCCACGAGGTCGACGGCCGCCGCGTGCTCACCGTCGAGGTGCCGGGAGCGGCGGAGGACGCCTACCGCGAGGTCTGGCTCATCGACACCGAGGTCCAGCGGCTCGTGAGCGTGGGCATCCTCACCGGCGAGCAGGGCACGTTCGAGCTGCCGGACGGGCTGGACATCGACGAGTACCCCATCGTCGACGTCTCCCGGGAGCCCCTGGACGGAAACCCGGCACACTCCGGGGACAGCATCGTCCGCGGGCAGCTGAGCGCCTGACCGTCCCTCACCCGTCCGACGCCGCCCGCAGCGGGGTGCCGGCGAGGTCGAGCTCCTCGGCCATGGCGTGGAGGAAGTCCGCGACGTCCTGGCGGGCCTCGGGCCGCACCGCCCGGGCGATCTCGCCCATCCGGCGGTGCATGCGGGCCATCCGCTCGCGCAGCTCGCGGTGCGCGTACGGCGTGGCCCGCAGGACCACCGAGCGCCGGTCCCGCGGGTGCGGCACACGCTCGAGGTGTCCCGACGCCGCGAGCCGGTCGACGAGCTTGGTGGTCGAGGCGGTCGAGATCCCGAGGTGGGCGCTCACCTGGCGCGGGGTGGCGACCTCCCCGCGGTTCTCCGCTGCGATGATCAGCTGCAGCGCCTGGACGTCGCTGACGTTCATGTCCATGTCGGCGCTCATGCGCCGGCGCATCTCCTGGTCCGCCCGCCGGAACCGCCGGAGTGCACCCAGGACGAGGGTGGCCGGATCGTCGTCGTCGTACCAGTATCCAGGTACCTGCTCGGTGGTCACACAACTACCTTACTCGACAACTTGCTTGCTTATCTAGTAAGTTGCCGTCATCCCCCGACGCTCCTCCAGGAGGCCGAGATGCCGACGTCGACCACCCTCACCACCGCGGACCACGTCGTGCTCGTCGACGACGACGGCCGGGCCGTCGGCACGGCCCCCCGGGCGAGCGTGCACGGGCCACGGACGCCCCTGCACCTGGCGTTCTCCTGCTACGTCTTCCGGACCGACGGCGACCTGCTCATGACCCGGCGGGCCCTGGCCAAGCGCACGTTCCCGGGCGTGTGGACGAACAGCTTCTGCGGGCACCCGCGGTCCGGGGAGCCGATGACGGTGGCGATCGCCCGCCACGCGCGCTCCGAGCTCGGCCTCAGCCTCACCGACGTCACGTGCGTGCTGCCCGACTTCCGCTACCGGGCGACCGACGCGTCCGGCGTCGTGGAGAACGAGCTGTGCCCCGTCTACGTCGCCACCGCCCTGCACGACCCCGCCCCGAACCCCGAGGAGGTCATGGACCTCGCCTGGGTGGCGCCCGAGTCCCTCGGCCGGGCGGTGGTCTCCGCGCCGTGGGCGCTGAGCCCCTGGACGGTCGAGCAGGTGCGGGCGCTCGCCGAGGCCGACCTCGACGAGGCCGACCTCGACGACGTCCCCGGAGTGACGGAGCTGGCGGGATGAACGCCGTCGACGCCGTCCTCGAGGCCCACCTGCGCCGCGACAGCGGCTCGCTCGGCCCGGAGTACGCCCGGCTCTGGGCGGCGCTGGGCGACGCCGCCGAGGGCGGCAAGCGGTTCCGGCCGGCGCTCGTGGCGGCGATGTACCGCTCGCTCGGCGGCGGCGACGACGAGCTCGCCACCCGGGTCGGCGCGGCCGTGGAGCTGCTGCACTGCGCGTTCGTCATCCACGACGACGTCATCGACGGCGACGACACCCGCCGTGGCCGCCCGAACGTCTCCGGGACCTTCTACGCCGCCGCCCGCCGGGCCGGCGCCGCCGACGGGCCAGCCCGGGGCTACGCCGACACCGCGGGGATCCTGGCGGGCGACCTCGCTCTCGCCGCCGCGGTGCGCGCCATGGCGACCTGCGGCGCGGCCCCGGCCGTGACCACCCGCCTGCTGGACCTCATGGACGAGGCGCTGCACGTCACCGCGGCCGGCGAGCTGGCCGACGTCCACCTCTCCCTCGACCTCGCGCCGGTCTCCCTCGGCGAGGTGCTGACCATGGAGGAGCGCAAGACCGCCGTCTACTCCTTCGAGCTGCCGCTGCAGGCGGGCGCCGTCCTCGCCGGCGCCCCGGAGCCGCTGGTCGCCGGCCTCGCCGAGCTCGGCCGCCTCGTCGGCATCTCCTTCCAGCTCCTCGACGACCTCCAGGGGGTCTTCGGCTCCGAGGACCTCACCGGGAAGTCCGTCCTGGCCGATCTGCGTGAGGGCAAGCACACCCCGCTCATGGCGCACGCCCGAACGACCGCCGCCTGGCCGCGGATCGCGGCCTACGTCGGCGACCCGGACCTCACCGAGGCCCACGCGGGCGAGGTCCGCGAGCTGCTCACGACGTGCGGCTCGCGCACCTTCATCGAGGACCTCGCCGAGGACTACGTCTCGGCCGCCCTGGGGCTGGCCGCCGACCTCGGGGTCGCCGACGACGTCGTCGCGCACCTCACCGCCCTGACCGACCAGCTCGTCCGGAGGGCAGCATGAGCCTCGACCACACCACGTCGACACCCGCGCGGGCGATCTACGACGACGTCGCCCGGCGCAGCGCCGCCGTCGTCATCCGTGCGTACTCCACCTCGTTCGCCTGGGCGTGCCGGCTCCTCGCCGAGCCGGTGCGCACCCACGTGCGCAACGTCTACGCCCTGGTCCGCATCGCCGACGAGGTCGTCGACGACCCCGCCGCGGCCACCGAGGCCGTCCACCGGGGCCACCTCCTGACCGTCCTGGAGGAGGAGACCTACCAGGCCCTGCGGACCGGCTACAGCACGAACCTCGTCGTGCACGCCTTCGCCGGCACCGCCCGTGCCTGCGGCATCGGCCCCGAGCTCCTCACGCCCTTCTTCGCCTCGATGCGCGCCGACCTCGCCGTCCACGAGCACGACCGGGCCAGCCTGGACACCTACGTGTACGGCTCCGCGGAGGTGGTGGGCCTCATGTGCCTGCGGGTCTTCCTCACCGACCCGGCCGTGCGCTCCGGCTACGACGAGCTCGCACCCGGCGCGCGCCGCCTCGGTGCGGCGTTCCAGAAGGTCAACTTCCTGCGCGACCTCGCCGAGGACCACGACGACCTCGGCCGGACCTACTTCCCCGGGCTGGACCCCGAGCACTTCACCGACACCCACAAGGACGCGCTCCTGGACGACATCGACGCCGACCTCGCAGCGGCCGCGGCCGTGGTCCCGCTGCTGCCGCCCAGCAGCCGCCGGGCCGTCCGCGCGGCGCACGGCCTCTTCGCCGAGCTCTCCCGGCGCCTGCGCACCACCCCGGCCCGCCGCATCCGCGCCGAGCGGGTGCGGGTGCCCGGACCGGTCAAGGCCCGCATCCTCCTCGGCTCGCTGCTGGGGGTGGGGGCGTGAGCGCCCGCACCGTCCCGGCCGTGCCCGGCGACGCCGGTGCCGTGCCGGACCGGCCCGGGACCGGTGACGGCGCCCGGCCGCGCGCCGTCGTCGTCGGCGGCGGGATCGCCGGTCTGGCCTCCGCCGCGCTCCTGGCCCGCGAGGGGTACGAGGTGGACCTGCTCGAGCAGAACGACGAGCTCGGCGGCCGGGCCGGGTCCTGGGAGTCCGGCGGCTTCCGGTTCGACACCGGACCGTCGTGGTACCTCATGCCCGAGGTGTTCGACCACTTCTTCGAGCTGCTCGGCACCTCGGCCGCGGAGCAGCTCGACCTCAGCGTCCTGGACCCCGGTTACCGGGTCTTCTTCGAGGACGGCTCCGCCCCCCTCGACATCCGGGCCGACCGGGCCGCGAACATCGCGACGTTCGAGTCGGTCGAGACCGGCGCGGGACGCCGGCTCGAGGCCTACCTCGCCTCCGCGCGGCAGGCCTACGACCTGGCGGTGCGACGGTTCCTCTACACGACCTTCGCCTCGCCGCGGTCGCTGCTGCACCGCGACGTCCTGGTCCGGGCGCCGCGCCTGGCCGAGCTCCTGCTCCGGCCCCTGGGCTCGTTCGTCGCCGCCCGGTTCCAGGACCCGCGCCTGCGCCAGGTGCTCGGCTACCCGGCGGTCTTCCTCGGCTCCTCGCCCGACCGGGCGCCCAGCATGTACCACCTCATGAGCCACATGGACATCGCCGACGCCGTGCGGTACCCCCAGGGCGGCTTCACCCGCCTCATCGAGGTCGTCGCCGCACTGGCCGTGCGCGAGGGCGCGCGCCTGCACACCGGCGCGACGGTCACCGCGATCCTCACCGGCGCCGTCCCCGAGCGGGTCGCGCGCCGCCGTGGCCTGTCCGCCGCCGCCCGCCGCGCCGGCGTCCGCGCCGGGGCGCGCGGGGTGCGCTACCGCACCGCCGACGGCGCCGAGCACACCGTCCGGGCCGAGGTCGTCGTCGCCGCGGCCGACCTGCACCACGTCGAGACCCAGCTCCTCCCCGAGCCCCTCCGGACCTACCCGCAGCGCTGGTGGGACCGCCGGACCTCCGGACCGGGCGCCGTCCTGCTCTACCTCGGCGTGCGCGGCAGCCTGCCCGAGCTCCCCCACCACTCGCTGTTCTTCACCACGGACTGGCAGAGCAACTTCGACGCCATCTTCGGCCGCTCCCCCCGGGTGCCGGAACCCGCGTCGTCGTACGTCTGCAAGCCGTCCCAGACCGACCCGACGGTCGCCCCGCCGGGCACGGAGAACGTCTTCGTCCTCGTGCCGGTCCCGGCCGACGTCACCCTGGGGCGCGGGGGCGTCGACGGCGCCGGCGACCCCGCCGTCGAGCGGATCGCCGACGCCGCCATCGACCAGATCGCCGCCTGGGCGGACATCGGGGACCTGCGCGAGCGGGTCGTCGTGCGCCGCACGGTCGGTCCGGCGGACTTCGCGGCGGAGCTCAACGCCTGGTCGGGCGGGGTGCTCGGGCCCGCCCACACGCTCCGCCAGAGCGCGTTCCTGCGCGGGTCCAACGCCTCGCGCCGGGTGGCCGGGCTGTACTACGCCGGGTCGAGCACGATCCCCGGGATCGGGCTGCCGATGTGCCTCATCAGCGCCGAGATCATGCTCAAACGGCTGCGTCACGACCACTCCACCGAGCCCTTGGCGGTCCCGCTGTGACGGGGTGGGAGTACCTGCTCGCCCTGGCCGTCTCGCTGGCGTCGATGGTGGTCATGGACCGCCGGTGGCGCCTGGTCCTGTGGCGCCGGCCCCGCCGGGCGGCCGGGGCGCTCCTCGCCGGCGTCGCGTTCTTCCTCCTGTGGGACCTCACCGCCATCGCGCTGGGCTTCTTCGAGCGCGGCGAGTCGGCGGCGATGACCGGGATCGAGCTGCTGCCCGAGCTGCCGCTCGAGGAGCTGTTCTTCATCACCTTCCTGTGCTACCTCACCCTCGTGCTGCACGCCCTCGCGCTCCGCCTGCTCCCGGCGGCGCCCGTCCGGCAGGGGGCACGGCGGTGACCTACCTCGGCCTGGGCCTGCTGTTCGTCGCCGTGGCCGTCGCGGTCCTGGTCGTGGCCTGGTGGACGGTGCGGCCGCCGCGCCGGTGGTGGCTCGCGACGGCGGTCACGGTCGTGGCGCTCGTCGTGCTCACCGTCGTGTTCGACTCCGTGATGATCGCCGCGGACCTGTTCCGGTTCGACGAGGCCGCGCTGACCGGGCTGCGTCTCGGCCTGGCGCCCGTGGAGGACCTGGCGTGGCCGGTGGCCGCCGGGCTCGGGCTGCCGGCGCTGGTGGCCCTGCGGGCCAGCCGGTCGTCGTCGACGGCGTCGACCGCCTCGGCCGGTCCGGCCACCTCGACCAACCAGACCACCGCGGCGGAAGCGACCGGGAGGAACGCATGAGCGTGTCGCAGACAGGCGGTGCGAGCGCGGCCCTGCGCCAGGTCGTCGGCTCCTCCCGACCCGTCAGCTGGATCAACACCGCGTACCCGTTCGCGGCCGCGTACCTCCTGGCCGGCGGTGGCGTGGACGTCGCCCTCCTCGTCGGCACCCTGTACTTCCTCGTCCCGTACAACCTCCTCATGTACGGCATCAACGACGTCTTCGACTTCGAGTCCGACCTGCGCAACCCGCGCAAGGGCGGCATCGAGGGCATCGTCCTGGCGCGGCGGTGGCACCGGGTCACCCTGTGGTCGGCGGTCCTGAGCAACCTCCCCTTCCTCCTCGCCCTCCTCCTGATCGGCACGGCGACGTCGGCGCTCGTGCTCGCGGTGAGCGTCTTCGCGGTGGTGGCCTACTCCGCGCCCGGCCTGCGGTTCAAGGAGCGGCCCGTCCTGGACTCGGCCACCTCGGCGACGCACTTCGTCAGCCCGGCGGTCTTCGGGCTCGCCCTCGCGGGAGCCGCACCCACCGGGGCGGCGGTGGCGGCGATGGTCGCCTTCTTCCTCTGGGGCATGGCCTCCCAGGCCTTCGGCGCCGTCCAGGACGTCGTGGCGGACCGGTCCGCGGGCATCGGCTCGATCGCCACCTGGCTGGGCGCGGCCCGCACCGTCCGGCTGGCGATGGCGCTGTACGTCCTCGCCGGCGTGGTCGTGCTGGGCACCGGCTTCCCCGGGGCGCTGGCCGGCCTCCTCGTCGTGCCCTACGTCCTCAGCGTCGCCCCCTACCGGTCGCTGCCGGACGAGGACTGCGAACGGGCGAACGGCGGGTGGCGCCGGTTCATCTGGCTCAACATGGTCACGGGGTTCCTGCTCACCCAGCTGTTCATCTGGATCGCCCTGCGGGGCTGACAGCACCCGCCCTGCCGACCCGCGCATCGAACCGTGCACCGACCCGCGCCCGTCCGACCCGTCCGCGAGCGGCTGCGAGGCCGCCGCGTCGCTACGCCCGCTCGAGGTAGGCGGCGGTCTCCTCGTCGACGTGCCGGGCCAGCACCTCGGCGAGATCGGTGTGCTCGGCGAGCTCCGGGTCGGCCGCGACGACCGCCCGCGCCGCCGCCCGGGCGGCGTCGATGATCTCGGCGTCCTTGGTCACCCGGAGGAGGCGCAAGGACGTGCCGCGCCCGGACTGCGCTGCCCCCAGGACGTCGCCCTCCCGTCGCATCTCCAGGTCCAGCTCCGCGAGGCGGAAGCCGTCCGCCGTCGTCGCGAACGCCCCGACCCGGGCGAAGGCGGGGCTGCCGGGCGCGGCCGCGGTGACCGCCATGCACACCCCCGGCCGGTCACCGCGGCCGATCCGGCCGCGCAGCTGGTGCAGCTGGGACAGCCCGAACCGGTCGGCGTCGAGGACGACCATGACGGTGGCGTCGGGGACGTCGACCCCGACCTCGATGACGGTGGTGGACACCAGCACCGGGGTCTCGCCGGTGGCGAAGGCGCGCATGGCAGCGTCCTTCTCCTCCCCGCTCAGGCGCCCGTGCATCTGCCCGACGGCGACCCCCGCCAGCGCCGGGACGGCCCGGAGCAGCTCGGTGACCTCCTCCACCGACGCCAGCGGCGGGCCGGCCGGCGCGGCGGCGTCGAGCAGGTCGGCCGGCACGTCGTCGGGGTCCCCGTCGGCCACGAGGGCGGCGTCGTCCGCCGCGTCGATCCGCGGGCACACGACGTAGGCGCGACCCCCGCCGTCGACCTCCTCGCGGATGCGCTCCCACATGCGCCGGACCCACCGCTCGTTGCCGGCGGGCACGACCGAGGTGGTCACCCCGGCCCGGCCTGCCGGCAGCTCGCGCAGCGTGGACGTCTCGAGGTCCCCGAAGCTCGTCATCGCCACCGTGCGCGGGATCGGCGTGGCGGTCATGACGAGCAGGTGCGGGCTCACCCGGGCCTTCGCCCGCAGGGCGTCGCGCTGCTCCACCCCGAACCGGTGCTGCTCGTCGACGACGACGAGGCCGAGGTCGGCGAGCTGGACCACGTCACCGAGGAGGGCGTGGGTGCCCACGACGATGCCGGCCTCCCCGGACGCGGCGGCGGCGAGCACCTTGCGCCGGGCGGCGGCGCCCATCGACCCGGTGAGCAGCACCACGCGGGTGCCCTCCTCGGCGCCGCCGAGCATCCCGCCCTCGGCCAGCGGTCCGAGCAGCCCGGTGATGGAGCGGTGGTGCTGGTGGGCCAGGACCTCGGTCGGGGCGAGCAGGGCCGCCTGCCCGCCGGCGTCGACCACCTGGAGCATCGCCCGGAGCGCGACGACGGTCTTGCCCGAGCCCACCTCGCCCTGGAGGAGGCGCTGCATGGGCACGGGGCGGGCCAGCTCCTCGGCGACGACGTCGCCGACCTCGCGCTGCCCGGCGGTCAGGGTGAAGGGCAGACGCGCCTCGAAGGCCTCACGGATCCCGCCGGCGCGCGGCGGCCGGGCCGTCGCGGGCTCGGCGAGCGCCGCGGCCCGGCGGCGCGCCAGCGCCGTCTGCAGGACGAACGCCTCCTCGTGACGCATGCGGTCCTGCGCGCGCCGCCACTCCCCCTCGCTGTGCGGCAGGTGGATCGAGCGGAAGGCCTCGAGGGCCCCGGGCAGGCCGTGCTCACGGCGGTACTGCGCCGGCAGCGGCTCGGGCACGTCCTCGAGGCGCAGCGGCCGCAGGACGGTCTGCACGGCGTCGGCGACCTTCCAGGACGGCATCTCCGCGCTGGCCGGGTAGATGGGGATCGGCCAGTCCATGCTCTCCATCGCCGCGGCCTCGTCGTCGACGTCGCGGAAGGTCCGGTAGTCCGGGTGCGTGAGCTGGCGGGTCCCGCGGTAGTCGCTCACCGTCCCGGTGAACATCCCGCTCTCCCCGGGCCGGAGCCGGCCCTCGTGGTACTTCACCGTGCCGAGGTTCTTGCCGAAGAACGTCAGCGTGAGCTCGTTGGTGCCGTCGGTGATGATCGACGTGAGGATCGCCCCGGGACGGTTCTGCATGCGCCGCGCCGAGGTCCGGGCCACCTGGGCGATGACCGTGACGTGCTCGCCCACGGCGAGGCTGCGCAGGTCGGACAGGCGGCCGCGGTCGCCGTAGCGACGCGGGTAGTGACGGAGGATGTCCTCCTCGGTGCGCAGTCCGATCTTGTCCAGCGCCTTGGCCGTGCGCTCGCCGAGGAGGTCCTTCAGCGACCGTCCGAGGCGGAAGCGCACGTCCCCGGCGACGGCGGGGTCGTGGCGGACGCCGCGCGCGAGCGGTGCGCCCGCGCGCGCCCCCCCGGTGCCCACGTGGTCGGTGCTCACGTGTGGCAGGTTAGCCGGTGGCGCCGACACGGCGCCGTGCCGCTGTGGTCGACGCCACCGGCCGCGTCACCGGCATGGTTTGGGGCCCCGGCCCGTGGTCGGGTACTCTTGCCAGGTTGCCCGCGACCTCAGGCCCATGCCTGCCCGCCGGGCTGGAGACATCGCGTACGGCCGCCCCGGCCGCGCGTCAGCGAGAAGATCAGGAGAACGACCGTGGCTGCCACCTGCGACGTCTGCGGCAAGCGCCCCAGCTTCGGCAAGAGCGTCTCGCACTCCCACGTGCGGACCAGCCGCCGTTGGAACCCGAACATCCAGCGCGTCCGCGCGCTCGTCAACGGCGCGCCCAAGCGTGTGAACGTGTGCACCTCGTGCCTCAAGGCCGACAAGGTCACCCGCGCCGTCTGACCCGACGCGCCGCCAGGGCCGCCACCCGTGAGGGTGCGCGGCCCTTCGTGCGTCACCGTCAGGCCAGGACCGGTCCCACGACCGGGACCTCGGAGGCGGCGCCGCGCGCGCGGGCCCCGGGCGACGACCGCTCGGCCAGGGCCCTGATGTTCCGCAGCATCTCCCTGCCCATGACGAACGGGACGGCCTCGAGCACGCCCAGGCGCGCGAGGAGCCGGACCGGCGCGGCCGACGCCGGGGCGAACGAGACCCGCTCCACGAGCCGGGACCGCCCCTCCGGCAGGGGCCGCACGTGCAGGCTCCAGCGCCCCACGGCAGGTCCGCCCGCGGGACCACCGGCGAGGACGAGATCGCGCTCGGGCTCGAGCCGCGCCACCCGCAGGGGCGGCGCGGTGGCGGCGAGCCGGACGTCGTCGCCCGCGGCGAGGGTCTGCAGGTGCGGCAGGATCCGGTCCACGTTGCGGATGCGGCACCGCGCGAGGTTCTCGAGCCGCTGGAAGCTGTAGAAGCCGCCGCGACCCTGCCCCACCTGGACCAGCCACGGCCACACCCGCTCCGGCGGGGCCGCGACCGTGATCGCCCGGGTCGTGGCGGAGGCGCCCGGCGCGAGCAGCTCGTCGCCCGGCAGGGCGCCGCGGACCTCGGCCGGGGTCGCTCCCCAGGTCGCGTGCCGGCGCCGCAGGAGCGGCGCGGCCAGGAGGTGGCCGGCCACCTCCACCGCGCCGCGCAGGTTGGCCCGCACGCTCCGTCCGACGTCCACGTCGCCCTCCTCTATCGCCCGGACTCCCCACGCTAGGGACCCGAGCGGCCCGACGACACCGACCTATGGCCCCTACGCCTGCGCGGCGTGCCAGGCGTCGACCTCGGCTGTGAGCTCCGCCCGACGGGCGTCGTCGACGAACGCGGCCTCCACGCCGTTGCGGGCGAGGGTGGCGAGCTGGTCGGGGGTCAGGCCCAGCAGCCGGGTGAGCTCACGGACGTTG is a window from the Georgenia muralis genome containing:
- a CDS encoding ATP-dependent DNA helicase RecG, which produces MRFRLGRSLKDLLGERTAKALDKIGLRTEEDILRHYPRRYGDRGRLSDLRSLAVGEHVTVIAQVARTSARRMQNRPGAILTSIITDGTNELTLTFFGKNLGTVKYHEGRLRPGESGMFTGTVSDYRGTRQLTHPDYRTFRDVDDEAAAMESMDWPIPIYPASAEMPSWKVADAVQTVLRPLRLEDVPEPLPAQYRREHGLPGALEAFRSIHLPHSEGEWRRAQDRMRHEEAFVLQTALARRRAAALAEPATARPPRAGGIREAFEARLPFTLTAGQREVGDVVAEELARPVPMQRLLQGEVGSGKTVVALRAMLQVVDAGGQAALLAPTEVLAHQHHRSITGLLGPLAEGGMLGGAEEGTRVVLLTGSMGAAARRKVLAAAASGEAGIVVGTHALLGDVVQLADLGLVVVDEQHRFGVEQRDALRAKARVSPHLLVMTATPIPRTVAMTSFGDLETSTLRELPAGRAGVTTSVVPAGNERWVRRMWERIREEVDGGGRAYVVCPRIDAADDAALVADGDPDDVPADLLDAAAPAGPPLASVEEVTELLRAVPALAGVAVGQMHGRLSGEEKDAAMRAFATGETPVLVSTTVIEVGVDVPDATVMVVLDADRFGLSQLHQLRGRIGRGDRPGVCMAVTAAAPGSPAFARVGAFATTADGFRLAELDLEMRREGDVLGAAQSGRGTSLRLLRVTKDAEIIDAARAAARAVVAADPELAEHTDLAEVLARHVDEETAAYLERA
- a CDS encoding SRPBCC family protein, encoding MDVGRSVRANLRGAVEVAGHLLAAPLLRRRHATWGATPAEVRGALPGDELLAPGASATTRAITVAAPPERVWPWLVQVGQGRGGFYSFQRLENLARCRIRNVDRILPHLQTLAAGDDVRLAATAPPLRVARLEPERDLVLAGGPAGGPAVGRWSLHVRPLPEGRSRLVERVSFAPASAAPVRLLARLGVLEAVPFVMGREMLRNIRALAERSSPGARARGAASEVPVVGPVLA
- a CDS encoding prenyltransferase; translated protein: MSVSQTGGASAALRQVVGSSRPVSWINTAYPFAAAYLLAGGGVDVALLVGTLYFLVPYNLLMYGINDVFDFESDLRNPRKGGIEGIVLARRWHRVTLWSAVLSNLPFLLALLLIGTATSALVLAVSVFAVVAYSAPGLRFKERPVLDSATSATHFVSPAVFGLALAGAAPTGAAVAAMVAFFLWGMASQAFGAVQDVVADRSAGIGSIATWLGAARTVRLAMALYVLAGVVVLGTGFPGALAGLLVVPYVLSVAPYRSLPDEDCERANGGWRRFIWLNMVTGFLLTQLFIWIALRG
- a CDS encoding lycopene cyclase domain-containing protein — translated: MTYLGLGLLFVAVAVAVLVVAWWTVRPPRRWWLATAVTVVALVVLTVVFDSVMIAADLFRFDEAALTGLRLGLAPVEDLAWPVAAGLGLPALVALRASRSSSTASTASAGPATSTNQTTAAEATGRNA
- a CDS encoding lycopene cyclase domain-containing protein translates to MTGWEYLLALAVSLASMVVMDRRWRLVLWRRPRRAAGALLAGVAFFLLWDLTAIALGFFERGESAAMTGIELLPELPLEELFFITFLCYLTLVLHALALRLLPAAPVRQGARR
- the rpmB gene encoding 50S ribosomal protein L28, which produces MAATCDVCGKRPSFGKSVSHSHVRTSRRWNPNIQRVRALVNGAPKRVNVCTSCLKADKVTRAV